The genomic segment GATCTTGACGGGTGCATCGCGTGTCACTGCCGCATCGAACGCAAACGTGAGGATTGCCCGGGCCGATTGGGGGCCGTCCACGAACGCGACGATCTGCTCTCGGCCCTGAACTTCATGCCAATCCCTCGGCACGATCACGACTGGACAGTGCGAGTACTCGGCCAAATGGTGTGCTGACCGACCCTCATAGAGACGGAAATACCAAGGCTTGATCGGATCCTGGCCTATCACCATGAGTCGCGCAGTCTTGCTCTCGCGCTCCAGCACGTTCGGCGGCACCCCGCGAGAAAGTACGCACTTCACGTGACCGGGCCCCCCGTGTGTACGCACGTGGCTCTTCGCTTGGCGAAGAATGTCCTGGCCATCGAGTCGAAAGGCAGCCGGAATGTCATATCCATACGGCGACCCGAGCGCATTGGGAGGGACTGTGTACGCGTGCACCAACCTCAGATCGGCACCCAGACGTTCGGCCTCGGCAGCTGCGTATTCGAGCACGCTGAACTCATGGTCGGTGACGCCCACCGCAACTGGGAGTTCCCGCCCGGTCTTCATCGCGGTTCCGATGTCTTCATCAAGCTCTCCCGGGTCGACGTTTCCATGCCTCAACCGTGCGTTCTGATTCCCGATGGGGCTTAGGGTCCGATCGCCTCGATCTGAAGGACCTTGGACCCGTTGGCACATGCGATTCGGCCAGCGCATGGCGGGCCAAACTTGCCGATCTGGTCGCTTCGGTGTCCTGCGTGCTCATGCGCACACTGATCTCGTCGTGATCGGAGTGGAGCTCGACGCGGTAGCCAGCATCGCGGAATACGTCGATCATCGGATGATTGATCGCCAGTACGTCAGCGACGAAGGTCTCCACTCCGCAATGCTGAGCGTCCCTCGCGGCACGCTCCAGAAGGAGAGTTGCGGCGCCCAGGCCGTGAGCCTCATCTGCAACGAGGAAGGCGATCTCAGACGTCGTCGGGTCGCACACCTCAACATCTGCGATACCGAGGATTGCCCTGTCGCGAACCAAGACATATGTCGTGACCGCCGCAGACCTGTCGAAGAGATGATCGACATGCCGCGAGACCACAGCACGACCCAAGGTGAAGAAGCGCGTATACGCACTTTGATCGCACACCGAGGCAAACAGCTGTGTGACGGCAGGCCTGTCGGAATCACGAAGACGTCTCACCAGCGCGCGGCTTCCGTCCAGCAGGAGAACGTCATCAACTTTCTGCTCTAGTCGCGTGGTCATGCTCCTACCGTCCAGCCGGCGGTTGGCTGACACAACGGCCCGACGGACCAGCCAACAGGGACCACCGGCCCTACCAAATGGTCGAACGGTAGACGTGACAGTGGGGACGGCCCTCTCGGAGGCCGCCCCCACCGTGCTTTCAGGAGATCCTGGGAAGGATCAACCGCTATGTCACCAGCTACTCGTCAGCTCGATATTTCACTGAGTCGTACCGGCGACGCCGTCGCAGAGAAGGAGTAATTCTCTGAACGACCTGAGTGATCCGACGATGGGCACTCCCATGCCGCTCGCCACTTGCGGATTCACCCGTGAATTGAGCCCCACTGCTGACAGCGGGCGTCACCTGCTGCGATCGCAGGATGCTGACGCCGCAGACCAAGAACAGTGCAGCAAGGAGCGCGAGCAGCCATGAAGGCCCGCCCGTGTCGGGTAGCAACGGCGTTCCCACCGTCACAGCACATGCCTCGACCGCGACCGGTGTCTTGGTCGTCGCATTCACGACAACCGGTTCACCGAGCGACCAGGTTCGAGTTGCCGCATCAAGCACCCAGTTCGTCGTCGATGTCGACGTGATCGTGGACTTGAATGCGTCACCACACTTCTGGCTGTCGCTCGTCGTCACCGTTGCCGCAGGCTCCGGCGGTTCTGGCGGTGGGCACTCCTCCTGCGTTGCGTCTGCAACGTCGGAGCTGGTTGTCACCCATGGGGTCCAACCGGTCTGGGCCCACGCCCACGTGGCCTCCGTGAAAGCAAAGATGCCCTCGCGTGACTGGTGATCCGTCGTCGTCGTGAAGTTCTCACAATTTGGTGTGTTGACGACGTCTCGTACTTCAGCGAGTGAAGCTGGCTCCGGTGGCGCGTCACATTCTTCAACGGTGACGTGCCGAGAGTCAGTCCCGGTCACTGCCCAGGCACCCGGAGTTCCCGGTACCCACGAGTTGGTTGCCTCGACGTAAACGAACGGAATCGACCGAGCCGAATGAGTCGTCGTGACCAGCAGTGTTTCGCAGTCCGGCGTACTCACATCGTCCTTGGTCTCGACCGTCGCAGGCGGCTGGGGAGGAATCGGCACGGTGCCACAGGGACCAACGGTCCCTGATTCTGTGCTGCTGAAGCCACCGTCGAATGCCTGAACAGTTGCCGACCACGAGGTCGACGCTCCGCCCTGTGGTACCGGGATCGTCATGTTGAGGGTGTCGCCGAATGTTCCGTTCGTCGTCGAGCCCCCGATCGTGGCCGTCCAGGTGTTGGCCTTCGTGTCGTCGTAGTTCGTGCCACCGAGGTGAACCCCGGAACACGAAGCACTGATTGACGGCACGTGGGCCGATGCGGCCCCCATCCCGCCAATCATCAATCCGCCAAACAGCGTCAGGACTATCCCCAACGCACTTGATCTCTTCATCTCGTCCCCTTCGAATGACTTCCCGCACGCCGATCGGCGTGCGGTCCGCGACAGAGACGACTGCCGAAGTGTGAGGGGAGGTGTGGCGCGCTGTATTCGTCAGCTGCCACCCAGAGCAAATCGGCATCGCCTGCCTCAGTGGTCGACACGAGCACCAGCACCTGATCGTCAACCAGTCGGCCGAGGATCGCCCGCCGGCTCATCAGCGAGTCATTCCGCTGGGGCAGGAGGCGCCCACCATTTTCAGAAGTGGGGACACACAAAATGACAACGTGGGCGAGCTCCACCAGCCGTGGGTCGACGCTCAGCTGGAAGTCCGGTGCAAGAAGCGCAGCCTCCAGCCTCAGGCGATCCTCCGGGTCGAGCACGCTCACTCCCGCGCCGATGGCAATCAACCGCGTCGCAGATTCGTCGAGCCCAACGACTCGACTCCCAGACGCATGGCGCCCCAAAGCTATCCGCAGGCCGATCGGACCCAGGCCCACCACGGCGTAGTCGTAAGCGCGTTCCAGCCGTGACTCACCGAACGAGTCGGTCACGGGAAGTCGAGGAATCATGGCGGGGTGACGCCGCCTTTCGGTCGCCGGGCTGCGTGCACGAATCGGCGCGCTAGTCCAACCGTCGCGGGTCCGCCAGACCTCGAGCAGGCGATGCGGGAAGTGCTACGGGAACCACGCGGGATGTGTGCGGACTGCTGGCGGACTCGGCGGAATCCGCAAGTCCGACGCCTCGCTCAGTAGCGACCAGCCGGAACATCCCAGCCGATGAGGAGTGCCACTTTCGTCACGCGGCTGGAGTTACGTGACCTTTTCGGTCAGTTCCGACATCAGGCGCATCGTCGTAAACCCGGTCTTGTAGCCCGTCACCCGCACCGAGATCTGCTTGCCCTTCC from the Aeromicrobium panaciterrae genome contains:
- a CDS encoding universal stress protein; this encodes MKTGRELPVAVGVTDHEFSVLEYAAAEAERLGADLRLVHAYTVPPNALGSPYGYDIPAAFRLDGQDILRQAKSHVRTHGGPGHVKCVLSRGVPPNVLERESKTARLMVIGQDPIKPWYFRLYEGRSAHHLAEYSHCPVVIVPRDWHEVQGREQIVAFVDGPQSARAILTFAFDAAVTRDAPVKIVHVAAEDPYDYERWHSTKDVVEEWAETYRDVPVTMVVDHGSRQHVAMVAAQDAALLVLGQPHTVQPIRLASHSLARAVIARAACPVAVVPVQHRE
- a CDS encoding GNAT family N-acetyltransferase, producing MTTRLEQKVDDVLLLDGSRALVRRLRDSDRPAVTQLFASVCDQSAYTRFFTLGRAVVSRHVDHLFDRSAAVTTYVLVRDRAILGIADVEVCDPTTSEIAFLVADEAHGLGAATLLLERAARDAQHCGVETFVADVLAINHPMIDVFRDAGYRVELHSDHDEISVRMSTQDTEATRSASLARHALAESHVPTGPRSFRSRRSDPKPHRESERTVEAWKRRPGRA